From the Candidatus Binataceae bacterium genome, the window TCACGCCGAGTCCGATCTTTCGCGTGCGCCGCGTGGCCGCGCCGATTTCCGCGGCCGGATAGGCGTTAACCTCGATCACGTTGTCCAGAAAGATCACCGCGTCGTCGATCGCCGTGCGCAACCGCTCCCAATCGACCTCGTCCTTGCCGACAAAGGCCGCCAGGTTGAGCGAGCCCAGCGTGCACGACTCGTAGGGCAGAAGCGGCTGCTCGCCGCACGGATTGGTGGCGGCGATCGCACCCAGCGCGGGTGTCGGATTATGGCGGTTGATCTCGTCGAGGAAGATCATTCCCGGGTCGCCGGTCTCCCAGGCCGCGCCGACGATCGTGTCGAACAGTTTCTCCGCGTCGATCCTGCGCGCGACCCGTCCCTCGCGCGGATCGCGCAGCTCAAACGGCGCGCGCGCCGCCAGCGCGACAAAGAACGCATCAGTCATCCCGACCGAGAGGTTGAAGTTCTCAAGCCGCCCCGCCGTGCGCTTGGCCTCGACGAACTCTTCGATGTCCGGATGATCGACGCGCAGCACACCCATGTTGGCGCCGCGCCGGCGTCCACCGGCGCGGATGACCTCGGTGGTGTGATCGAAGAGCTCCATGAACGAGACCGGTCCGGAGGCGATGCCGCCGGTCGAGCGTACGCGCTCGCCGCGTGGGCGCAGCGCGCTGAAGGAAAAGCCGGTGCCGCCGCCGCTTTGCTGGATACGTGCGGCGAGCGCGAGGGTGGAAAAAATCGAGCCGAGATCGTCCTCGATTGGCAGCACGAAGCATGCGGCGAGCTGTCCGCCCGGCGCGCCGGCATTCATCAGCGTGGGCGAATTGGGCAGAAATTCCAGCCGCTCCAGGCGTTCGAGAAAGCGTGCCCTCCAGTAGCCGGGATCGTCGCCGAAGCTCCGCGCGGCGGCGGCGACGGCCTCGGCCACGCGGCGCAGCATGTCGTGCGGCTCCTCGCTCACCCCGCGCGCGGGATCGTGCGCGAGGTAGCGCTCGCGCAGCACGGCCAGCGCGCCCTGAGAGAATTGCGGTGCGACGCCTTGCGCCATGATGACCTGCCGCCTCCACTTCGAGGCTAACCCCGCTGCGGCCCCTCTCTCAACCTTGTCCCAACTCCCGCCCGCGTATTAAAAAATCCGTAGCGGCACCGGAGGCATCGGCATGACGATCAACGGAAATTCGTTAAGGCGTGTGGTGGCGCCCATCCTGACCCTCGCCGTGGCGATCGCGACGGGCGCTCCGGCGGCGGCTGCGCGCACCGCGACCCGCCGCCATCTGCATCGCACAGCCTTTACACACCGCTATCGCTACACACTCGGCGACCGCGTCGAAGCGGCGCTGCGCGCCGACCGCAACCTCGCAGGGGCTCGCGCCCGGGCCGATGCGCGCGGGGCAGTGGTTCTTTCGGGCACCGTGTTCGACGACGCCGCCAGCCGCCAGGCAGTGCTGACCGCAAGCCGCGTGCGCGGGGTGAGGCGCGTCGAGGATCGCCTGACGACGGTCACCGGCCAGTGGATGACGCAGCAGAAGCAGATCAACGCCGCCCTGCTCCAGGTCGGCGCGCTACAAAACGTGTCCGCGCACGTCGTCGGCGATCGCGCCTATCTGTGGGGCGACGTCCACAGCGAATCCGACAAGGAGCAGGCCGCGCGGGTCGCCGCGTCGTTTTCCAAGCTGCACGTGGTCAACCTGGTCCGCGTGGTGCCCGGCCCACTGTTCTCGCTCCCAGGCTGGCTGTAAGGGCGCGCGCGGCGCCGGCTCTCCGGAGGCCGTCGATACCGAATCCGAGAACCTGATTCACCAGGCGTCAAGCCGTGCGGTGCGGGGCCGCGCTTCGACTCTGATTGCCCATCGCCTGCGCAACGCGGTCGGCCGAGGCGAGCCGCACCTTTTCGAAAACGCGCTCGTACAGATTGATCATGTGCGAGCGAAAATGGCGCTGCTCGGCCCTTTCGCGGCAGAACGCCCTGACCGTGGCGGCGCC encodes:
- a CDS encoding adenosylcobalamin-dependent ribonucleoside-diphosphate reductase, with product MAQGVAPQFSQGALAVLRERYLAHDPARGVSEEPHDMLRRVAEAVAAAARSFGDDPGYWRARFLERLERLEFLPNSPTLMNAGAPGGQLAACFVLPIEDDLGSIFSTLALAARIQQSGGGTGFSFSALRPRGERVRSTGGIASGPVSFMELFDHTTEVIRAGGRRRGANMGVLRVDHPDIEEFVEAKRTAGRLENFNLSVGMTDAFFVALAARAPFELRDPREGRVARRIDAEKLFDTIVGAAWETGDPGMIFLDEINRHNPTPALGAIAATNPCGEQPLLPYESCTLGSLNLAAFVGKDEVDWERLRTAIDDAVIFLDNVIEVNAYPAAEIGAATRRTRKIGLGVMGLADLLAELGIPYDSPQALALGERIAEFLTQQARARSAQLGEQRGAFPAFEQSVWPSRGFKALRNATVTCIAPTGTLSLLAGVSGGIEPFFALATARRLPGGQRIVEMVPSVRRMLAGLGPLREKALAAIREHGSLERMVELPETVRRRFPIALEMPPQAHLRMQAAFQKHVDAGVSKTVNLPPDAPPTAVREIFLEAHKLGLKGVTVYRYGSRPGQTLSLVDEQRIPDCRECAV
- a CDS encoding BON domain-containing protein, which gives rise to MTINGNSLRRVVAPILTLAVAIATGAPAAAARTATRRHLHRTAFTHRYRYTLGDRVEAALRADRNLAGARARADARGAVVLSGTVFDDAASRQAVLTASRVRGVRRVEDRLTTVTGQWMTQQKQINAALLQVGALQNVSAHVVGDRAYLWGDVHSESDKEQAARVAASFSKLHVVNLVRVVPGPLFSLPGWL